GCTCAAACTAATGGCAGACACAGTTTATTCTCAGAGGTTCTGTGTCCCAGGTGTTGAAACAAATGACTCTGGATGTCTTCTGGAGGGACGTATTGGCCCAGAAAAATATATGAAGTGGGTTTGTGGTGGACTGAATCTGTGCTACGGTTGTCACAATATCCTTTCCCTGGTTAATAGTCCAACTTTACCCTCAGCAGCAAGTTTTACTTATAAGGAATACTTTGTTTGGGCCTAATGctgcagaattttttttttaaaaagccctAAAAGGCAAAATGcaggaattatgtatttattcaccgCATTGTGGTTAATTTTACAGAATTTGAAATGAACTGACATAAAAAGTGCATAGAGTCCTAGCTTAGCTTCTCTTTATCACACACCAGTGCTTTTCACACTGTGCTTGGGGCTCAGAGGTGCTAGTGTGAAACGGGGCTAAAGATAAAAGGAGTAGTAAGACAACACTCGACACTGTTCAGCTTGGCTTCAAAGCACTTGTGTGCTAATCCCAGGGCTAGTAGAAGAACAGTGTGGATCATATAGCCCTGGGCATAGGCTAACCTTAAGGTTTACAATATGTGTGAGAAAGGGCTAAAGTGAAGACTTGCCCTTGGCCATGATATACTCCTGTATCGATTTTTTCAAACTGTAACATTTCCCCATTTTACAGTGTTATCTCACTGATTTGGTTGcgtctgttttccttttcagtaAGATCTCATCacctgtttgtttgatttagtTATATTTTTTAGCGTTTAAATTAAGGGGGAgacaaaatgtcatttcagtctgattattggGCTAAAACACAATAGCAGAAAATTGTAGTAGCCTAAATTAACCAAGTAAAttaagtattttctttcttaattaACCATCATTATGCAGTGActatgttttttattatatgcaaaagaaaaaatgcactCTGAGGCATCACAGCTGAGATTTAATCTGGTGTTTCTTCACACTGCAGCCTCTTTCACATGCAGTGTGAGGCAGTGGCAGCTCCAGACCTCTGGGGGGCAGCAGTGCgtttttttttgcagtcagGGCTGTGACGTCATCGGCACGAAGCGGAAGTGGCAGCAGGATGACGCTGAGctgtcagaggagcagaggagcagaggaggctgTCAGGTGTTTTCAAAACACTTGAAAACCAGAACATTCACAGTTTTATTCGCGCAGTCATGAAGACAGTGTTTGTGACGGTCGGAACCACGAGCTTTGATGAGCTCATCGAAAGCATCACGACGTCAGAGGCCGTTCAGGTGAGAGGAGAAGGTGTTAAAGTGAGCTAGCATGTTGCTAATTTCCCTTAAATGCTGCAGAATGACCACTGAAGTTGTACTACTTTATACTGCTACGACGTATTATGTACACTCAGTCTAAAGGAAATAGAAGTAGAAATACCACACTATAACAATACTCAAGTAAGACCCTGCAACTTTTAATGACAAAATGCTTAAAGTACTCAGTATTCATTATGCAGACTGGCCCCTTGTCAGTGTTGTATTGTGTTATCTGaccattatttttaaatgtattatactGTTGGGTGGTTTAATCTAtaaaaatgcatcatattttctaaaatgataACATAATATTCATGTAAAATCTCAATCTGATAAGTAACTCGTCACCAtagttgtaaaataaatgtagtcgatttaaaaaaaaagggccaATATTTTTCATTCTGAAATGTAGAGCAGTAGCTAGAATGATAAAGTTGCATAACATGGATATGGACAAGTAAACAAATACCCCACATTTGCAGTCTTGTCTTCCTTGTATACCAACTGTTTACCTACTTGTATTACTATAACAACCCGTCAGTCAGTTGCTCATCACAAACCCATGCTGTGCAGTCAACCAGTGTTAAAACGTTatgaactttatttaaaatttcaGTGGAGATCCCAAACTAATAAAGATATCCAAATTGTCAGGCTAAATTTGGGgtaaatgagtaaaaaaatgttgaacaagTTCATTagtatttgtcagaataatgCAGCCTGAAAACAAAGTCTCTGCCGTATGGCTTCATGAACTGGAACAAGCTGATACGGTGTGGCATAAGAGAATATTTTGAACCTTAAAGCTGCGTAAATACTATGAAAACTGTATGTTAAGAGGTTAAAACATACTACGCAGATACTGTATCTGTATGAAAGTAGAGCTTGGTTTTGTCTGAGTGCTGATCATCTGTGTAAAAAGAACAGCCGTAAAATAAGAAACATGAAACCAAAGCTGTCAGGTGTCAGGTGTCAGGTGTTGAAGCTGCATCGAGTGTTGGCACAGGTGACGGAGACCTGCTCTTTATCTGGATGTCAAGATACTTCATAATAACATGGCTTTATTATACAGATAGTGCTTCTTTATAAAACACAGTTTCTCCACCCTACAGGCTTTAAAGGCTCGTGGTTATGAGCGTTTGGTTCTTCAGGTTGGTAGAGGATCTCTTCTTCCAGATGCTGACAGCTGTCCACACGTCAGACTGGAAGCGTTTCGATACAAAGACTCTATCGCAGAAGACATCAAGCAGGCGGACCTCGTCATCAGCCATGCAGGTGAGTAAAATATCAGAAGCCTTCAGCACAATTTCAGCACAATACACTCCGTGTTGACTCATGAAGGAGGAAATATTGgctgcatttaaatgtaatctTTTGATGATGATGCTCTGTACGTCAAACTGCTGTCTCATTATGTGgccttttaaaaacataatgcaCATTAATAATCATTCAGAGAGTGAGTCAGCCGATGCAGATAGTGTTCGCGTCTGTTGCCGGCCCAGAAGACATTAATGACGATGTGGAACTCAAAGGAAAAGCAAATACAGGTCTGTCAGCAGTGTGCAAACATTAAACAGGAAACTGATTATTAACACAGCGGAGGATCAACAACAGACAGATACAGAATGAGGGCATCAGAGGAAGTAGAGCAAACCATTATAAACAGGATGATGTTCAGTCAAGTGTGTCTTAATGAGGCAAAATCAGACCTGAGGATCAGACGATTAATATGTACTAAAGGATCATACAAccccaatttaaaaaaagttttttgttacTGACTGATCTAGTAGGAAGTAGGTATACGCAGATGCCGTCATTtttctgcagccattacactgtgcgGCCAGTATACTTCAGAATAAATTAAGCAAAGTTTGTCTGTTGTCagtttaaatatattgtcttatACTGTTTTCAATTAAGTATTTGTCAATAAGGAAAGTATCACATTGTGTTTAATTATGTTTAGTGgcgtcccaactttttgggaattggagttgtgtttatgtttctgtaGTCTGACCCAGTTTACTATAAATTATATACAGTTAAAACACAGCAATAAGGGCTGTCGCATTATCAGATTTTCCCTTCACGATTATCATGGCTGaattcacaatgacaataatATGGCATTATCTAtagacatttgaaaataaaaatgctagCAATCCAATCTATCGTTAACTTTACTGCATGTTTCGTGtctttttttggaaaataaactgCCCTACAAATAAAGcgcacaaaaacaacattaacactCAATTACTAGTTAAAATGCAACCAGAGGAATACATAAATGAAAGATGCACAAGGCCGAATATATCTGCTGAATTATTTAGATGATATTATTGTTGTGTATTATTAACtcgatatcaatatttaatttttttatatcacAGTTATTGTGATATTGTGACAGACATCGCTTACAGCAATATGAAAGAGCATGTTTTTGAAACTTGACTCCGTGATCCGTCACACTGACCcagttgctgttgttttttcttctgggTTTAAATTTTCCAACAACATAAAGCAAAAACACTTTGGCATCATGCAACATTAACAGTTGAAATGAACCTTATCATGAGCTAAACTacccacaaacaaaaaaaaaacctgctgctgctgatactaacatgttgttttcagcCCTATCCGTGTCACGGTGTTGTTCACCTCCATGATTAGAAGCAGACTGAGTTTAGTTCGAGTCATGAGTGAGGAAGgatcttgtttttctcctcaggGGCAGGAAGTTGTTTGGAGGCGCTCGGTGCAGGCAGGCCTCTGCTGGTCGTAGTCAATGACAGGCTGATGAACAACCACCAGCTGGAGCTGGCCAGACAGCTACACATGGACTCACACTTGTTGTACTGCACATGCAGGTATGTGTTTCTCACATGTACATGTGAGTGTATTTagcaaaatgaaagtttgtttcattcacagtttgtttgtttttttattttccagcaccctgacagaaacactgaggaCCATGGATCTCTCTGTTCTCCAGCCCTTCATGCCCGGACAGCCGAAGCATTTTGCAAACTTTCTCGACAAAGCTCTCGGTGTTCAGTGAGACTTTGATTTCACAGGACTGCTTATTTTATGTTACACTAAAGTTTGATGATGTTGCAGTAGATTATGATCCTTGGTTCTCGCATTGGagtgttttctatttttgtatGTGATGATAATATATCTCTTAATCTCACATCcttgtgtgtgctgtgaattcATATCTTTCGTTCTagattttgcttttttaaaagtttttatacaagggaaagaaaaagaaaacttcacCAGCCTGAGGGGGTTTGAGTCGAACACGCAGCAGTTCAGAGAGCTGAAGGCAGAGCTGCACTTTGAGATGGAACAAAGGCTTCATTGGTTCAGAGCAGCAAAGACAAAGAACCGCTCAGTCTTCAAAACCAAAGTTAGGAATGGAAGTCCCTTCAAAAAGTCTTGACCTAGACGATCCACGGCCTGAAAGCTGAGTTCATCCTTTGAGTGTGGATGTTATTGTTAATGCATTTTCAGttctttaattgttttcacatgcGATATGAGTAACAATTTTAGGGGGGATGGTGGtgtctgcttttcattttcagttgaaaaaatataaaatgttgatgtgatttttgattCTGAACCAAACAAGCATGTTCTCTTATGTCTGGAGAATATGATTATCATGTCTGTGGCACCACAATATGACCATTATTATGATCATTATCAGTTGCTGCTCTTTGCAAATGGTGCAATATCCGGATATTGCACTTATATATATGCAATTTATATATATTccgattaattgtgcagccctacagTCAgcattttgtctgtctgtgacatcgaaagtcaagtcagttttatttgcTGATTTGTTAGAGTACAGAGACCTTATGGGAAGGTTATGCTTAATGCTAACTTCTATTTTTAGACAATACAAT
This window of the Pagrus major chromosome 18, Pma_NU_1.0 genome carries:
- the LOC141013424 gene encoding UDP-N-acetylglucosamine transferase subunit ALG13, with translation MKTVFVTVGTTSFDELIESITTSEAVQALKARGYERLVLQVGRGSLLPDADSCPHVRLEAFRYKDSIAEDIKQADLVISHAGAGSCLEALGAGRPLLVVVNDRLMNNHQLELARQLHMDSHLLYCTCSTLTETLRTMDLSVLQPFMPGQPKHFANFLDKALGVQ